One Streptomyces hundungensis DNA segment encodes these proteins:
- a CDS encoding ABC transporter substrate-binding protein has protein sequence MAVKRPVVAAAAVIALSLGGAACGGPTDQDGADGRAEAAAARSGYPVKIENCGTSQVFEKAPKRVVVMNGASVAEVSTLLALGLGDRIVANQQSYGTSEVPGRAEAIKKLPTGGIKQNEAFDIPRESMIGLRPDLVLSTTSYGFDAKNGFATRDELQNVGARTYISPQGCHDENSKLTIEDSYGLLRDMGRIFQVSDRAEKIIAASRKHIAAVSSKVSGKKKPQVTMLFTNMSMGSNDFSSVVANGIYNDILGKAGAVNAFASASKTSFADLSKEKVAATVVDALVIIAYNDPNPAAYAEKLFKEFPQWSAAKNHMYVTLSDSIYLSPDNDLAVERIAKKLHPDAF, from the coding sequence ATGGCCGTCAAAAGACCAGTAGTCGCCGCTGCGGCCGTCATCGCCCTGAGCCTCGGCGGCGCGGCGTGCGGGGGGCCGACGGATCAAGACGGGGCCGACGGCCGCGCGGAAGCTGCTGCCGCACGCTCCGGCTATCCCGTGAAGATCGAGAATTGCGGCACGAGCCAGGTCTTCGAGAAGGCGCCGAAAAGGGTCGTCGTCATGAACGGCGCATCCGTCGCCGAAGTCTCGACCCTGCTCGCGCTGGGCCTCGGAGACAGGATCGTCGCGAACCAGCAGTCGTACGGCACGTCCGAAGTCCCGGGCCGCGCCGAAGCCATCAAGAAGCTGCCGACCGGCGGCATCAAGCAGAACGAAGCCTTCGACATTCCGCGGGAGTCGATGATCGGGCTGCGCCCCGACCTCGTCCTGTCGACGACGTCGTACGGCTTCGACGCCAAGAACGGATTCGCCACCCGCGACGAGTTGCAGAACGTCGGCGCGCGCACCTACATATCACCGCAGGGCTGCCACGACGAGAACTCGAAGCTCACCATCGAGGACAGCTACGGCCTCCTGCGCGACATGGGTCGCATATTCCAGGTGTCCGACCGTGCGGAAAAAATCATTGCCGCGTCGCGCAAGCACATCGCAGCTGTCTCCTCGAAGGTGTCCGGCAAGAAGAAGCCGCAAGTCACGATGCTGTTCACGAACATGTCGATGGGTAGCAACGACTTCAGCTCCGTGGTGGCCAACGGCATATACAACGACATTCTCGGCAAGGCCGGTGCCGTCAATGCCTTCGCCTCGGCGTCGAAGACGTCGTTCGCCGACCTGAGCAAGGAGAAGGTGGCGGCCACGGTCGTCGACGCGCTCGTCATCATCGCGTACAACGATCCGAATCCCGCGGCCTACGCCGAGAAACTGTTCAAGGAGTTCCCCCAGTGGTCGGCCGCGAAGAACCACATGTACGTGACACTGTCCGACTCGATCTACCTGAGCCCCGACAACGACCTGGCTGTCGAGCGGATCGCGAAGAAGCTCCACCCGGACGCGTTCTGA
- a CDS encoding FecCD family ABC transporter permease — MLVAVSIGAVNVPLGVVWRIVLHHVTGIGRVPDDIAVDQIVWTFRTPRVVLAALVGAGLALSGAVLQTVVANPLADPIVLGFSYGATLGAVVVITLGGGTALLGLGVSAAAFVGSVLAGALVFWLGRRRGRMAPTRLILAGVAVGYVFLSATSYVQLQATPTELRTVMFWMLGSVAGAQWHQLPAVTVVVVGCTVLLAMFGRRLNVLLAGDETATSLGTDVNRLRTVLLLLSALLTGAVIAVAGSIGFVGLMIPHLVRLTVGADHRRLLPLSALLGAVYLVLVDLLSRTLNRPNELPLGILTALLGAPFFLWLLRRNKGLD, encoded by the coding sequence ATGCTGGTGGCCGTCAGCATCGGTGCGGTGAACGTGCCGTTGGGAGTCGTGTGGCGCATCGTCCTGCACCACGTCACCGGGATCGGGCGGGTGCCCGACGACATCGCGGTCGACCAGATCGTGTGGACGTTCCGCACCCCGCGTGTCGTCCTCGCCGCGCTCGTCGGGGCGGGGCTCGCCCTGTCCGGCGCGGTGCTACAGACCGTGGTCGCCAACCCGCTGGCCGATCCCATCGTGCTCGGTTTCTCCTACGGCGCCACGCTCGGCGCCGTCGTCGTCATCACCCTGGGCGGCGGAACGGCACTGCTGGGCCTCGGTGTTTCGGCCGCGGCCTTCGTGGGCTCGGTCCTCGCGGGCGCGCTGGTGTTCTGGCTGGGGCGGCGGCGCGGCCGGATGGCGCCAACGCGGCTCATCCTGGCGGGAGTAGCGGTCGGGTACGTGTTCCTGTCGGCGACCAGCTATGTGCAGTTGCAGGCCACGCCCACCGAACTGCGTACGGTGATGTTCTGGATGCTCGGCAGCGTGGCCGGTGCACAGTGGCACCAATTGCCCGCTGTCACGGTGGTCGTAGTCGGCTGCACGGTGCTGCTGGCCATGTTCGGCCGCCGGCTGAACGTGCTGCTCGCCGGCGACGAGACCGCCACCTCCCTGGGCACCGACGTCAACCGGCTGCGGACGGTTCTGCTCCTGCTCAGTGCCCTGCTCACCGGCGCGGTGATCGCGGTCGCGGGCAGCATCGGGTTCGTCGGTCTCATGATCCCGCACCTGGTACGACTCACCGTCGGCGCCGACCATCGCAGGCTGCTGCCGCTGTCCGCGCTGCTCGGAGCGGTCTATCTGGTGCTGGTCGACCTGCTGTCCCGCACCCTCAACCGTCCCAACGAGCTGCCGCTCGGTATCCTCACCGCCCTGCTGGGCGCTCCTTTCTTCTTGTGGTTGCTGCGCCGCAACAAGGGTCTGGACTGA
- a CDS encoding ABC transporter ATP-binding protein yields MRLSVDQLHVTLDRHRILGGVDIEAGPGDFVGLVGPNGSGKSTLLRAVYRSLRPADGVVRVGGELGSRAAALRTAAVLQDGTGSTGGLTVTETIALGRAPHHGLLGRDGPRDRQAVEEAIDLCAVRHLAHRDYGSLSGGERQRVLLARALAQQPHLLVLDELTNHLDIRARFELLHLVRSTATTTLAVLHDLDLAARFCDHLVVLDEGTAVAAGPVLDVLTPEVLAKVFGVAASARRDADGVVRLTYAADPLAADR; encoded by the coding sequence ATGAGACTCTCCGTTGATCAGCTCCACGTGACGCTGGACCGCCATCGGATCCTCGGCGGCGTGGACATCGAGGCCGGCCCTGGCGACTTCGTGGGTCTGGTCGGGCCGAACGGCAGCGGCAAGTCGACTCTGCTGCGTGCTGTGTACCGTTCGCTGAGGCCCGCCGACGGGGTGGTCAGGGTCGGCGGGGAGCTGGGCTCCCGGGCTGCCGCGCTGCGGACCGCCGCGGTCCTCCAGGACGGGACCGGCAGTACCGGAGGACTCACGGTCACCGAGACCATCGCGCTCGGGCGGGCACCGCACCACGGACTTCTGGGGCGTGACGGGCCGCGCGACCGGCAGGCGGTGGAGGAGGCCATCGACCTGTGCGCCGTACGGCACCTGGCACACCGCGACTACGGCTCGCTGTCCGGCGGCGAGCGTCAACGGGTGCTGCTGGCCCGGGCTTTGGCCCAGCAGCCACATCTCCTCGTACTGGACGAGCTGACCAACCACCTCGACATCCGCGCCCGGTTCGAACTGCTGCACCTGGTCCGGTCCACCGCCACCACGACGCTCGCGGTACTGCACGACCTCGATCTCGCGGCCCGCTTCTGTGATCACCTGGTCGTGCTCGACGAGGGGACCGCCGTGGCCGCCGGTCCCGTCCTCGATGTCCTCACGCCGGAGGTACTGGCGAAGGTTTTCGGTGTGGCCGCGTCGGCGCGACGCGATGCCGACGGCGTGGTCCGTCTCACCTATGCCGCCGACCCGTTGGCCGCCGACCGGTGA